One genomic segment of Candidatus Bathyarchaeia archaeon includes these proteins:
- the trpS gene encoding tryptophan--tRNA ligase — protein sequence MSNVGEKHKSILDPFGSTIVEDYERLYVEFGIQPFRPLLVQVPNPSAAMRRGVIFGHRDFERILEAMKSGEEFAVMSGIKPTGEFHLGTLMTAREIVYFQQQGATAFYCIADIEAYEDNGIPFEESEKISVNNVADILALGFDPKRGYIYRQSKEERVKNLAIIFSRGVTLATMRAIYGERHMGLYLSALIQAGDILMPQLEDFGGPKPTVVPVGVDQDPHLRFTRDLADKFQSKFKFIPPSSTYHKLIRALDGSYKMSKRDPMSYFTLDEEPESIAKKIFYAFTGGQPTAEEQRRLGGKPDICPIFDLYLFHFFEDDKDVIELYNDCKCGNILCGEDKARLTKIVTEFVKEHQRKKRQFIDKAREILGVE from the coding sequence ATGTCTAATGTTGGAGAAAAACACAAATCCATACTAGATCCCTTTGGATCAACGATAGTCGAGGATTATGAAAGGCTTTATGTGGAGTTCGGTATACAGCCCTTCAGACCATTATTAGTTCAGGTACCTAATCCATCAGCGGCTATGCGCAGGGGCGTCATATTTGGACATAGGGATTTTGAGCGCATACTTGAAGCTATGAAGAGCGGCGAGGAATTTGCCGTTATGAGCGGCATAAAGCCTACTGGTGAGTTCCATCTTGGAACATTAATGACTGCACGTGAAATCGTGTATTTTCAGCAGCAGGGTGCGACGGCATTTTATTGTATTGCTGATATAGAAGCTTATGAGGATAATGGTATACCATTTGAGGAGAGCGAAAAAATATCTGTAAATAACGTCGCCGATATTCTGGCTTTAGGCTTCGATCCAAAGAGAGGATACATTTACCGACAATCAAAAGAGGAAAGGGTGAAAAATCTAGCGATAATTTTCAGTAGGGGAGTGACATTAGCGACGATGAGAGCCATTTACGGTGAGAGACATATGGGCCTATATCTCTCAGCCCTAATACAAGCTGGCGACATACTAATGCCCCAGCTTGAAGATTTTGGCGGACCAAAACCAACGGTTGTTCCAGTCGGCGTTGACCAAGATCCACATTTACGGTTCACTAGGGATTTAGCCGATAAATTTCAGAGCAAATTTAAGTTTATTCCACCATCTTCAACATATCATAAACTTATTAGGGCTTTGGATGGAAGCTACAAAATGAGCAAGCGTGATCCAATGAGCTATTTTACGCTTGACGAGGAGCCTGAAAGTATAGCCAAGAAGATATTTTATGCCTTCACTGGCGGGCAACCAACCGCTGAGGAGCAGCGTAGACTTGGAGGGAAACCAGATATATGCCCAATCTTCGACTTATATTTATTCCACTTCTTTGAAGATGATAAAGACGTCATTGAGCTTTATAATGATTGTAAATGCGGCAATATTCTATGCGGCGAAGATAAGGCTCGCTTAACGAAAATAGTTACAGAATTTGTTAAGGAGCACCAACGTAAAAAGAGGCAGTTTATTGATAAAGCAAGGGAGATTTTAGGAGTTGAATAA
- a CDS encoding secondary thiamine-phosphate synthase enzyme YjbQ, producing the protein MKFHSSEFSIQSRKKMEIINLTSKVSGIIERSGIKNGIVSLWVPHTTAAIAINEHDPDLWDDILTVMERLVPIKGDYRHNAKYGWIPSEQNAHAHILNCLIKPSVTIPIEDGRMLLGTWQSILFIEMDGPQTRMVQVHIIGE; encoded by the coding sequence TTGAAATTCCATTCCTCAGAATTCTCTATTCAGAGTAGGAAAAAGATGGAAATAATAAATTTAACAAGTAAAGTTAGTGGGATAATTGAGCGGAGTGGAATAAAAAATGGCATAGTCTCTCTATGGGTTCCACATACAACAGCTGCGATAGCAATAAACGAGCATGACCCAGACTTATGGGATGACATACTTACAGTTATGGAAAGATTGGTGCCGATTAAAGGAGATTATCGTCATAATGCTAAATATGGTTGGATACCAAGCGAGCAGAATGCACATGCGCATATATTAAATTGCTTAATTAAGCCCAGCGTTACAATCCCAATAGAGGATGGAAGAATGTTGCTTGGAACATGGCAATCAATTTTATTCATCGAAATGGATGGACCGCAGACACGTATGGTTCAAGTACATATAATTGGTGAATAA
- the pyrI gene encoding aspartate carbamoyltransferase regulatory subunit — protein sequence MAKRTLRVSKIRDGTVIDHITKGHALNVIKILGIDGRSNGVVTIAMNVPSQKLGVKDIVKIEGRELNPEEVDKIALIAPHATINIIRNYKVVEKQRVKLPSIIYGIVKCTNPPCISNSETEPVKSIFYVESEEPLRLRCHYCGHIMGKEDILKQF from the coding sequence ATGGCTAAAAGAACCCTTAGGGTTAGTAAGATTAGGGATGGCACTGTTATTGATCATATAACTAAGGGTCACGCCCTTAATGTCATCAAAATTCTTGGGATTGATGGACGCAGTAATGGAGTTGTAACTATAGCGATGAATGTTCCAAGCCAAAAATTAGGCGTTAAAGATATTGTGAAGATTGAGGGGCGGGAGTTAAACCCTGAAGAAGTTGATAAAATAGCGCTTATAGCCCCCCATGCAACAATTAATATCATAAGGAATTATAAGGTTGTTGAGAAGCAGAGGGTTAAGCTCCCCTCAATAATATATGGAATTGTTAAGTGTACGAATCCGCCATGTATATCTAATAGTGAAACTGAGCCCGTTAAGTCAATATTCTATGTTGAGAGTGAAGAGCCGCTGAGACTTAGATGCCATTATTGTGGACACATAATGGGCAAGGAGGATATTTTAAAGCAGTTTTAG
- a CDS encoding thymidylate synthase, translated as MHDAFGVLIKTRTISEAWEKAVLKCWNDGIEVPTEYGEKSKEILGLLVVVEEPFSEPRVHRGDIHVAIKGSLQKYVEEVLEGTLDWAVREGKIHYTYHERLFNYPSKGINQIDYVVEKLSKVWFSRRAQAITWIPERDMWVDSPPCLQRVWCTIRDGKLVMHTSWRSRDIFRAMHMNMLAMTELQKRIAERLGVEVGAYLDFSNSAHIYEKIYSDVKQFINVLEKRRLSG; from the coding sequence ATGCATGATGCTTTCGGCGTTTTAATTAAGACACGCACCATCTCGGAAGCTTGGGAGAAGGCCGTATTGAAGTGCTGGAATGATGGCATTGAGGTTCCAACCGAGTATGGTGAGAAGTCTAAGGAAATTTTAGGTTTACTCGTAGTTGTTGAGGAGCCTTTTAGTGAGCCACGGGTTCATAGGGGCGATATACATGTTGCCATAAAAGGTTCGCTACAAAAATATGTGGAGGAGGTTTTAGAGGGGACTTTGGACTGGGCTGTTAGGGAGGGAAAAATCCATTATACTTATCATGAGCGCTTATTTAATTATCCATCTAAAGGCATAAATCAGATAGATTATGTAGTTGAGAAGCTCAGTAAGGTTTGGTTCTCAAGAAGAGCTCAAGCGATAACCTGGATTCCAGAAAGGGATATGTGGGTTGATTCACCCCCATGTCTCCAGCGAGTCTGGTGTACAATTAGAGATGGAAAACTAGTTATGCACACTTCATGGAGGAGTAGGGATATATTTAGGGCAATGCACATGAATATGCTTGCCATGACGGAGCTCCAAAAGAGAATTGCTGAGAGACTAGGGGTTGAAGTTGGCGCATACCTAGACTTCTCTAATAGCGCCCACATATATGAGAAAATCTACAGTGACGTTAAACAATTTATAAACGTCCTTGAAAAAAGAAGATTAAGCGGGTAG
- a CDS encoding NTPase, protein MFLTGPPRIGKTTIILRIVENLRRSGIKVGGIVSSEILENGVRVGFKIIDLEGGAEGILAHIRQRSGPQVGKYRVCLRDLENIGVGAILNACKSVDLIIIDEVGPMELYSEAFKDAVLRALESDKIVLGTIHYRVKTSFTNMIRGRGDVEIIEVTYDNRNSLPRKISELILKEIKKKSGG, encoded by the coding sequence ATATTCCTAACTGGTCCACCAAGAATTGGTAAGACAACAATCATATTGAGAATTGTAGAGAATTTGAGGCGTAGTGGTATTAAGGTTGGGGGCATTGTGAGTAGTGAGATTCTTGAGAACGGTGTTAGAGTTGGCTTCAAAATAATAGATTTAGAGGGGGGTGCTGAGGGAATTCTAGCCCATATCAGACAGAGAAGCGGTCCACAAGTTGGTAAATATAGGGTTTGTTTAAGAGACCTAGAAAACATAGGTGTAGGAGCCATACTAAATGCCTGCAAATCGGTGGATCTGATAATTATTGATGAGGTTGGACCAATGGAGCTTTATTCCGAAGCATTCAAGGATGCTGTTTTAAGGGCGCTGGAAAGCGACAAAATTGTCTTGGGAACAATACATTATAGGGTGAAAACATCCTTCACAAACATGATAAGGGGTAGAGGGGATGTAGAGATAATTGAAGTCACATATGATAATAGGAATAGTCTCCCCAGAAAAATATCTGAACTAATATTGAAGGAAATTAAGAAGAAGAGCGGTGGGTGA
- a CDS encoding glycosyltransferase — translation MPQLLACSALALTLMILCIFGLNNLILLCLTVKPCKRKPNAEKILDLIGWPLVTIQVATYNEGVVVSRLLDSCLKLNYPADKLEIVVVDDSTDDTINILRDYERLYYPRIKVIHRAERSGYKAGALNEALKHSRGDFILILDADSVPEQDFLRKTIPLFFADEKLGFVQGKTEYLNAEGSWLNKTLALVNDWFAVFTQSSLSKCGAIMGFIGHAGVFRKKALEDAGRWMSDTITEDIDMAYRIQLKGWRAIFAGDAVSLEEVPPNYYAAVKRFKRHIKGPIQNLIKHGKNILRHGGLNPLKKIEAIIQLSYPLVYPLGLICILLAIVTYILIPGRLIDNFWLSSLGLLCSIMMLITFPYVALIVSFTTSALIIVIVSLFALLFLVKHKWNLGGINLQTIFGAALIWNDNLLNSLTPMLEILLNRESVWLPTERALSRNISERNKTEGRFKEAILRIIASLLVFTVFTLILFINFSLNSLGILVPAILWLCSAYLILRR, via the coding sequence GTGCCACAATTACTAGCATGTTCAGCATTAGCGCTCACACTCATGATCCTATGCATCTTCGGCTTAAATAACCTTATACTTCTCTGCCTCACTGTTAAGCCATGTAAGCGTAAACCAAACGCTGAAAAAATTCTCGATTTAATTGGTTGGCCGCTAGTTACGATTCAGGTGGCTACATATAATGAGGGGGTTGTTGTCAGCAGACTTCTTGATAGCTGCCTGAAACTCAATTATCCAGCGGATAAACTTGAAATAGTTGTAGTTGATGATTCGACAGATGATACTATAAATATACTTAGAGACTATGAGAGACTGTATTATCCTAGAATAAAAGTTATACATAGGGCTGAGAGATCCGGTTATAAGGCTGGAGCGTTAAATGAAGCCCTTAAGCATTCTAGGGGTGACTTTATTTTAATACTCGACGCTGACTCAGTTCCAGAGCAGGATTTTTTGAGAAAGACTATACCATTATTTTTTGCCGATGAGAAGCTCGGTTTCGTTCAAGGGAAAACGGAGTATTTAAATGCTGAAGGTTCATGGCTTAATAAAACACTTGCCTTAGTAAACGATTGGTTCGCAGTCTTTACTCAATCATCATTATCTAAGTGCGGGGCAATTATGGGCTTTATTGGACATGCAGGGGTTTTCCGTAAAAAAGCCTTAGAAGACGCTGGTAGATGGATGAGCGACACAATAACTGAGGACATTGATATGGCATATAGGATCCAGCTTAAGGGTTGGAGAGCAATTTTTGCGGGCGATGCCGTAAGCCTAGAGGAGGTCCCACCAAACTATTACGCAGCCGTTAAAAGATTCAAGAGACACATTAAGGGACCCATACAAAACCTGATTAAACACGGCAAAAATATTCTCAGACACGGTGGTCTTAATCCTCTAAAGAAAATTGAAGCTATCATACAGCTCTCTTATCCCCTAGTTTATCCACTAGGATTAATATGCATACTCCTAGCAATAGTCACATACATCCTCATTCCAGGAAGACTCATAGACAATTTCTGGCTCTCATCACTTGGACTCTTATGCTCCATAATGATGCTTATAACATTCCCATACGTTGCACTGATAGTCTCCTTCACAACATCAGCTCTAATAATTGTAATTGTATCGTTATTCGCATTATTATTTTTAGTCAAGCATAAGTGGAATTTAGGGGGCATAAACCTGCAAACAATTTTTGGCGCAGCGCTTATATGGAATGATAATCTCTTAAACTCTCTAACACCAATGCTGGAGATTCTGCTTAATAGAGAAAGTGTATGGCTCCCAACAGAAAGAGCGTTGAGTAGAAATATAAGTGAGCGGAACAAGACTGAAGGAAGGTTTAAAGAAGCCATTCTAAGAATTATCGCCTCACTATTAGTCTTTACAGTGTTCACATTAATTTTATTCATAAATTTCTCATTAAACTCTCTAGGCATCCTTGTACCAGCAATCTTATGGTTATGCTCGGCGTATCTAATTTTAAGGAGATAG
- the hsp20 gene encoding archaeal heat shock protein Hsp20 yields MSAFDDFWERWRRRHRPFSSFFEEIDEMFREMERIFEREFEEFSRRVPKDLVRERVLPDGTKVHEWGPFVYGYSITIGPDGKPEIREFGNIKPGVGGRFGRPSISIREEREPLVDVINTNNEIKVIAELPGVEKDDIKLHGTETTLTISVDTPQRKYYKEVELPDKVDPKQAKSIYKNGVLEVTLPKKKGEAPKGEPIKIE; encoded by the coding sequence ATGTCCGCCTTCGACGATTTTTGGGAGAGATGGCGGAGAAGGCACAGACCATTCTCAAGCTTTTTCGAGGAAATCGATGAAATGTTCAGGGAAATGGAGCGTATATTTGAAAGGGAATTTGAAGAGTTCTCTAGGAGGGTTCCAAAGGATTTAGTGCGAGAAAGGGTTCTGCCAGATGGTACAAAAGTACATGAGTGGGGACCATTTGTATACGGATACAGTATAACTATTGGTCCTGATGGTAAACCGGAAATCAGGGAATTCGGTAATATAAAGCCTGGTGTTGGAGGAAGATTTGGCAGACCATCAATATCTATTAGGGAGGAGCGCGAGCCCCTAGTGGATGTGATTAATACTAACAATGAGATAAAAGTTATAGCTGAATTGCCAGGTGTTGAGAAGGATGATATAAAGCTTCATGGCACTGAGACAACTCTGACGATAAGTGTTGATACGCCGCAACGCAAGTACTATAAAGAGGTTGAGCTGCCCGATAAGGTTGATCCGAAACAGGCTAAATCAATTTATAAGAATGGTGTATTAGAGGTTACGTTGCCAAAGAAGAAAGGTGAAGCTCCTAAGGGTGAACCGATAAAAATTGAGTGA
- a CDS encoding ATPase domain-containing protein, producing MVSEEDIIKFLTEHGEATLEEVSSMLKIPKYGPNSAYALLYSLKMKNVVERRGSRWALVEQEKTRELETKPPLAESMSSIKESMETLTRIIKESTVSQKTRAEEEIMLTRIEQQLKPEKKYEEIKTLLGLKTGTFLDDLFLGFNGEPLGGIPCSGQFMIVGPLGSGKSLLASEVSIRLASRGQRVLFIVLDDDWRTETSAFDLQSRMRFRANALNLNWNHIIENLNVLNPRSVDEGILEEYRDNISRSKPNLIILDPINRFGELGERKLINGIITEIININRSFSITGLFVMHTDVEGLRQDNLIEQIRYFIDGFISISPVQVVASGINVNVRGLRQLRIVQVTNCRICSFDDRGVLVNIMHNGLLQPINIERF from the coding sequence ATGGTTAGCGAGGAAGATATAATAAAATTTCTGACGGAGCATGGTGAAGCAACCCTAGAGGAAGTATCCTCAATGCTGAAAATTCCAAAATATGGACCGAACTCAGCGTATGCACTATTATATTCACTTAAGATGAAAAATGTTGTTGAGAGAAGAGGGAGCAGATGGGCTTTAGTTGAGCAAGAGAAGACCCGTGAGCTGGAGACTAAACCACCTCTCGCTGAATCAATGTCAAGCATTAAGGAGTCAATGGAGACCCTAACAAGGATTATTAAAGAGTCGACTGTGAGTCAAAAAACCCGTGCCGAAGAAGAAATTATGCTAACCAGAATAGAGCAGCAATTAAAGCCTGAAAAGAAATATGAGGAAATAAAAACTCTTCTAGGGCTTAAAACTGGAACGTTTCTAGATGACCTCTTTCTAGGATTTAATGGTGAACCATTGGGTGGAATCCCATGTTCCGGACAATTCATGATAGTGGGACCTTTAGGTTCTGGTAAAAGCCTTCTTGCCAGCGAAGTCTCGATTAGATTGGCTTCTAGGGGGCAGAGGGTTCTCTTTATTGTTCTAGATGATGATTGGAGAACCGAGACTTCGGCTTTTGATTTGCAGTCTCGCATGAGATTTAGGGCGAACGCCCTAAACCTAAATTGGAACCATATAATTGAGAACTTAAATGTGCTAAATCCACGCAGCGTAGATGAGGGGATTCTTGAAGAATATAGAGACAACATTAGCAGAAGCAAGCCTAATCTCATAATTTTAGATCCAATAAATCGCTTTGGAGAATTAGGGGAGCGTAAATTAATTAATGGAATCATAACTGAAATAATCAATATTAATAGGTCTTTCAGCATTACCGGGCTCTTTGTAATGCATACTGATGTGGAGGGTTTACGGCAGGATAACTTAATTGAGCAAATAAGATATTTTATAGATGGCTTCATCTCTATAAGTCCAGTGCAAGTTGTGGCTTCTGGAATAAACGTTAATGTTAGAGGTCTTAGGCAACTCAGGATTGTACAAGTTACTAATTGCAGAATATGTAGTTTCGATGATAGAGGCGTGTTAGTTAACATAATGCATAATGGCTTACTTCAACCCATCAATATTGAGAGGTTTTAA
- a CDS encoding MFS transporter, giving the protein MGEQKSREAESKGLSFLYRRTVLSSFGSGLISPFIPIYATQIGASPAELGLIQAINSVSPSIAQIPWGFIIDRVKRRILFIALGSLLYAFMLLILLYINDIIEFIIVVSLAYVFSAMTAPALNSLIGEYSSVSGRGKTLAKLNAMASLGSIPATLLSGYIIYRVGGAVKDMYKIPIILCFIFNFTAALIILRVREKEPSGEVFSLRGWAKALKTNLYFKRICLLSTAQGFSMGLAWPLFTLTVVKVIKADMFQISLINVISALTAVVVRRFTGRLADRAGRKPLIVIGRVGLFLVPLIYALAKSIYELILVNFIVGIIVAASDVAISAYLLDISPKSMRGSYTSLYNAISGSFSFLGSTVGGYVIDLLMGMGFGFNESMTTMYIVSMIGRIVSGLLYMTIKEPYKYPAKFEEELKQIFEEEIEVLERLIGEYKRLEDEDLEWFERISSHNSRK; this is encoded by the coding sequence ATGGGTGAGCAAAAATCACGTGAAGCTGAAAGTAAAGGTTTGAGCTTCCTATATAGGAGAACAGTCCTTTCATCCTTTGGATCAGGACTTATAAGCCCATTTATACCAATATATGCAACGCAGATTGGCGCTTCTCCAGCAGAGCTAGGTTTAATTCAGGCAATAAACTCTGTTTCGCCCAGTATAGCACAAATACCATGGGGCTTTATTATTGACAGGGTGAAGCGGAGAATATTATTCATAGCGTTGGGTAGCTTATTATATGCATTTATGCTTCTAATTCTACTCTACATAAATGATATAATTGAATTTATCATTGTAGTTTCACTAGCCTATGTTTTCTCAGCTATGACTGCTCCAGCCTTAAACTCCTTAATAGGCGAATATTCGAGTGTTTCAGGGAGGGGAAAAACACTAGCTAAACTTAACGCTATGGCTTCTCTAGGAAGCATACCGGCTACCCTCTTATCTGGCTACATAATTTATAGGGTTGGAGGGGCAGTCAAAGATATGTATAAAATACCTATAATCCTATGCTTTATCTTCAATTTTACAGCTGCACTGATAATTCTGAGGGTTAGGGAGAAAGAACCCTCTGGAGAAGTCTTCTCGCTGAGGGGATGGGCTAAAGCTCTAAAGACAAATTTATACTTTAAGAGAATATGTCTCCTCTCAACAGCGCAGGGTTTCTCGATGGGTTTAGCATGGCCGCTCTTCACATTAACTGTTGTAAAAGTTATTAAAGCCGATATGTTCCAGATATCGCTCATAAACGTTATTAGCGCTTTGACAGCTGTTGTTGTTCGTAGGTTTACTGGCAGATTGGCTGATAGGGCTGGTAGGAAGCCGTTGATAGTTATTGGTAGAGTTGGGCTTTTCCTAGTTCCCCTAATATATGCTTTGGCAAAATCGATTTACGAGCTTATACTAGTGAATTTTATTGTAGGAATTATAGTGGCTGCTTCAGACGTTGCCATCTCAGCCTATCTATTGGATATATCGCCTAAAAGCATGAGGGGCTCTTATACAAGCTTATATAACGCCATATCTGGTTCATTCTCATTTCTAGGCTCAACCGTTGGGGGATACGTGATAGATTTACTGATGGGTATGGGTTTTGGATTTAATGAATCCATGACTACAATGTATATTGTGTCAATGATTGGTAGAATTGTTTCAGGTCTATTATATATGACGATTAAGGAACCATACAAGTATCCTGCCAAATTCGAGGAAGAGCTTAAGCAAATATTTGAGGAGGAAATAGAAGTTTTAGAGAGGTTAATTGGTGAATATAAGAGGCTTGAAGATGAGGATCTAGAATGGTTTGAAAGGATTTCTAGCCATAATTCAAGAAAATAA
- a CDS encoding Nre family DNA repair protein, protein MKILRRKILRKVQQDIPWLEHIISDERIAGDLNLSAPNLEVQVREGSLCLFCRGSRMLCGKTRCPSLIRLYSFMKIKNMIDNDRILGSSPPGVFVGRIGYPYVYAGPLIPPILGDTSILDMPEKWIGRSIDEIINFRIGLIRGKFKVNVKKPLDNEHFLSRTLEIALSSESVDIEAIFKKKPSGRILFDDEVQPMGPSAPLLKIEVENAKIDSRIEKAYNDDDLKAEEAILNLYFDNVPVSRIQRAFSVGAFGIKKQRRMVPTRWSITAVDSAISRRLIEEVKDKPEISDYRVYRFDYLGNRFAILLIPSKWKYEWIEAWYPGTLWNPWNEGVAMGSDWEGYFGRTTYASLGGCYYAVRLAAAEFLSREGRQAGVIAMREIHPSFIMPLGVWINRECVREAFRCGCERFDTLEDALNHIKSIFSIPIREWIRTSALLKDELFQEKIIKYLSQL, encoded by the coding sequence TTGAAAATACTTCGCAGAAAAATATTGAGGAAGGTTCAGCAAGATATTCCATGGCTGGAGCATATAATCAGCGATGAGAGGATAGCTGGAGACCTGAACCTGTCAGCGCCAAACTTAGAGGTTCAAGTTAGAGAGGGAAGTCTCTGCTTATTCTGTAGGGGTAGTAGGATGCTATGCGGGAAGACAAGATGCCCGTCCCTCATCAGATTATATTCGTTTATGAAAATTAAGAATATGATTGATAATGATAGGATACTAGGTTCATCACCGCCTGGTGTATTCGTTGGGAGAATAGGATATCCGTATGTTTATGCTGGCCCACTTATCCCACCTATTTTAGGTGATACATCAATACTTGACATGCCTGAAAAATGGATTGGAAGATCAATCGATGAAATAATTAATTTTAGAATAGGCTTAATTCGCGGAAAATTTAAGGTTAATGTTAAGAAGCCGCTTGATAATGAGCATTTTCTAAGCAGAACTCTAGAGATAGCCTTATCTAGCGAATCAGTGGATATTGAAGCGATCTTTAAGAAGAAGCCTTCTGGTAGAATCCTCTTTGATGATGAAGTTCAACCTATGGGTCCATCAGCCCCATTACTTAAAATTGAAGTTGAAAACGCTAAAATAGACAGTAGGATTGAGAAGGCATACAATGATGATGACTTAAAGGCTGAAGAGGCTATACTAAACCTCTATTTTGATAATGTTCCAGTATCTAGGATCCAGAGAGCATTTAGTGTAGGAGCATTTGGCATAAAAAAACAGAGGAGGATGGTTCCAACAAGATGGAGCATAACCGCTGTTGATTCAGCGATTTCAAGGAGACTGATAGAAGAGGTTAAAGATAAACCTGAAATAAGCGATTATCGTGTTTACAGATTTGATTATCTTGGGAATAGATTTGCAATACTTCTGATACCGTCAAAATGGAAGTATGAGTGGATAGAAGCATGGTATCCTGGAACATTATGGAACCCATGGAATGAGGGCGTAGCGATGGGAAGCGATTGGGAGGGTTATTTTGGAAGAACAACATATGCGTCTCTGGGAGGATGTTACTATGCCGTCAGATTGGCAGCTGCGGAATTCCTCTCCAGAGAGGGAAGGCAGGCTGGCGTAATAGCTATGAGGGAGATTCATCCAAGCTTTATAATGCCCCTAGGTGTCTGGATTAATAGGGAATGTGTACGCGAAGCCTTTAGGTGTGGATGTGAAAGATTTGATACACTTGAGGATGCCCTAAATCATATAAAATCAATCTTCTCAATCCCGATCAGGGAGTGGATAAGAACTAGTGCGCTTCTTAAAGATGAGTTATTCCAAGAAAAAATCATAAAATATCTGAGTCAACTATAG
- the rnhB gene encoding ribonuclease HII, whose protein sequence is MRICGVDDAGRGPVIGPLVIAGILVDEDGVLDLIRLGVRDSKTLSPRRREYLAHEILRVIKDYRVVKIQPSEIDRVVETGRRLNRLNRLEARVMASIIRDLKPDIAYVDASDILPERFRQHILEEIPFKVEVISEHKADKNYPVVSAASIIAKVERDAEIERLKQEYGDFGSGYVTDPKTIDFLKRWIGNHDSYPEFVRKSWKTVKIMLKSGGEQRQEKISKYSGG, encoded by the coding sequence ATGCGTATATGCGGGGTTGACGATGCCGGTCGCGGTCCAGTTATAGGACCCCTTGTAATAGCTGGAATACTTGTTGATGAAGATGGTGTTTTAGATCTTATACGTTTAGGTGTTAGGGACTCTAAGACCCTCTCACCTAGAAGAAGAGAGTATTTAGCCCATGAAATACTTAGGGTTATCAAGGATTATAGGGTTGTTAAGATTCAGCCATCTGAGATAGACCGTGTTGTTGAGACCGGTAGGAGACTTAACCGCTTAAATAGGCTTGAAGCCAGAGTTATGGCATCGATTATAAGGGATCTTAAACCTGACATAGCCTATGTAGATGCCTCAGATATATTGCCTGAAAGATTTAGGCAGCATATATTAGAGGAGATACCTTTCAAGGTTGAGGTTATTTCAGAGCATAAAGCTGATAAAAATTATCCCGTTGTCTCTGCAGCCTCAATAATAGCGAAGGTTGAACGAGATGCAGAAATAGAGAGGCTTAAGCAGGAGTATGGTGACTTCGGATCAGGATACGTAACTGACCCTAAAACAATAGATTTCCTAAAAAGATGGATTGGAAATCATGATTCATACCCAGAATTTGTTAGAAAATCATGGAAGACAGTAAAAATCATGCTAAAAAGTGGAGGTGAACAACGCCAAGAAAAGATTTCAAAGTATAGTGGAGGATGA
- a CDS encoding LOG family protein — protein sequence MNGNRGYGNFTVAIFGSARIERGSPMYWEIYELAKMIAEAGMSIVTGGGPGLMSAASEGHRAGRKNNEAKAIGLKIKLPFEEREASHLDIKKEFDRFSQRLDEFMRISNVVVVAPGGIGTLLELAYTWQLLQVKHISNIPVILLGDMWFDFIKWIKRWPLKHRLLDPEDVNLLFPVKNIHEAFKIIMETYEENAKMKTNSNW from the coding sequence ATGAATGGAAATAGGGGTTACGGAAATTTCACAGTTGCCATATTTGGCTCAGCGAGAATAGAGCGAGGTAGCCCAATGTATTGGGAGATTTATGAATTGGCTAAGATGATTGCTGAAGCTGGCATGAGTATAGTTACTGGCGGCGGACCTGGGCTTATGAGTGCCGCAAGTGAGGGGCACCGTGCTGGTCGCAAGAACAATGAAGCTAAGGCAATAGGTTTAAAGATTAAACTGCCCTTTGAGGAGAGGGAGGCAAGCCACCTAGACATTAAAAAAGAGTTTGACAGGTTTTCTCAACGCCTAGACGAGTTTATGAGAATATCGAATGTGGTTGTCGTCGCCCCAGGCGGTATTGGAACATTACTCGAACTGGCATATACGTGGCAACTCCTACAGGTTAAACATATATCAAATATTCCAGTTATACTCCTAGGCGACATGTGGTTCGATTTTATAAAGTGGATTAAAAGGTGGCCCCTAAAACATCGGCTACTAGATCCCGAAGACGTTAACCTATTATTCCCCGTAAAAAATATACACGAAGCATTTAAAATAATCATGGAAACCTATGAAGAAAATGCAAAAATGAAGACTAATAGTAATTGGTAG